The sequence aatggttaggcctaacactctcaataaccaaactcattaaacttaaTTCAAGGGAATATTTAATATCTCCGTTAAAagattatgaatttcatcttgaaaatatatgttccttcaacactaaatgtgactgcccaacatactgagattttgatcTTGACTTTAGATTTCACTTCTGATATATCAAATTTActtacacttcatgatcaggttcactattctctcaggattaagagttgatgtaaataaaagttatgagatttattattcatttgacagttgttagtagaataataaatcgATTCTCACAGCAATccaattcaatatatattaacGCTTAAAACATATCGACATATCAACTAGAAATCTTCTCTTCTATGattaagacaaatcatcttagttgatatattatattcttcgcagatgaaatgcccaattttgTCATCGACTAcgaattaaaattttgagtctacaaagaacttgtaatttatatcttctgtgactaaatcacatattatgcatctcatggattatatgataatgtccaaatattcatgttaccaatattttagataataataaaacaactttcttacataaaacataatgctatacataatgtcatacgtGGCATcatacaataagatttaaaaGGCACATATCCTAacataaataacaaacaaataGTATGTAAGTAGATGAAATGCAATTAGATGAATGCATTTAGCTAAAAATTggttcattttcttttccttgatcCAATCCATCAATGTTTTCGAGCCGCAATCTAAATGAAGCTTCGCATTGAGGCAATTGAGGAGGGGGTTTGCGAATGCTTGTCTCAGTCGTATCCCCATTCTTTACAATAAAAACAGAAGACATACCCCACGTCATATGTCTATCCAAATGACAATGCCAAAACCACACACCTGCCAAATATGATTGATGTTAGCATCCAAAATATATATGCCAACCAACTAGAGCCACATGATTATAGTTACACTTTTAACTGTCCAATCAGTTTCAAAAACGGGTTGACCTAACTGTTCTTACATGCATGCAATTGCCATGTATGGAGTATGCTTCACAAAAGGTATGAATCGATTGATCCCAACTTCTcccttaaaattattattatttgccagtcaggttgttggttgcaagaTCTTGAAccaaagtatatattttaagcCCACATGCATTTCCTTTTAGAATaactaaaactaattaatatttacGTTATAGAGACATTGCATACCTGGATTGTTTGCTACAAATCTAATGGCAAGCCATCCTTCCTTAGGAACTCCGAAGGTATTCACTTCAACCGGATCAACCAGATTAAAACTTTTTGGGTCGGTTACATTGTCATAGATCCCAGGACCTGATCCAACCACATAGAAGCTATGCCCATGCAAATGCATTGGATGAAGCCCTGCGCCTTCCACCAAATTGGTACTTTGAAAAACCATCTCAACTGCTTCATTATAATTCAACACCTTCACTTTGGTCCCAAGTTCTGTTAAGGTATATGGAAAATCGTCTCCTGTGAAGTTAAAATAAGATGGGGGCTGGTCTGGGAAATCTGTAGTGTAAACCCCACTAATGTTCCTGCACGGAAGTCTTAATTTAATCCATTTTCCAAACATATAGGCATCTATGATAGTGCGATACTCATGTTAGAATGTTGATAACTAGTTATTAATGAATACAATCTTTTGTAAGTCCATTTCCAAAATagtgtatttttaatttcttttttataaaaagaatctATAAGCTAAATCATAACATCACCGAAAAGGATCCTCTCGATTTCATGGTTCTATTGGTACATTTATACTAttcaaggaaaaatattaacCACATATGCGCTATACTAGTAAAAGTGCTAACCATATCAATGCTATACCCTAAAATAATTAGTTCACAATTGAGGCTTCTTTTAGTTTAACAAAACCTAAATTACCTCAGCATATACCTGATGTAAAACTCAATGCACACCCCCACAAGGCAGACTCAATCAATATCCAATCAATCTTAGGCATACAAgacaaaatggaccaaatttgAAATGGATATGATCTTGTTATTATTGTAAGAGAAAGTCCAAGCCTTCTTTCACACTTCAGTCAGATTTGATTCTACAAATGTAAGATAACCATGTATTACTATCTATTTTTTTCTACATGGCCTTTGAGTAAAACCCACAATTTGTTTCTACTATGGCAAGACATGAAAACATAAAGGAGCATGGGAAAGACATTAAAACTGACAACCTTATTCCCCAAGAAAAGCAatgtatattttaaataattaaatgagAGAAAGACTGAAAAACCTGTAGTAAGCAAGCAATACATCTGTAGTTGGGTTGGACCAACTTATGTTATTGGCGCTTGTAGCCTTTGCTTCAAGTGTTGATGTAAGGttatgaaaaataatgccgCCCATGGAAAGTGTTATAAACATTCTGGTAGTTATGTTTAGGGGGACATTTACTGGATAATCTTTGTTTGCTAAACTCTTAAAAAGATTTGTGAATGTTATGGCAGATCGCAAGTCTTTGTAAAAGGGAAGATTACTTGGAAAGATAGGGGACGATGGGATAGTATAATTGCCTTTATATTGGAGGATCATGGTGGCATTGACTGAGTCAAATAATGTAGCCGGGGCATCTTGGCTCCAAAATTGTCGAGCAGCAATATAATAATGGCCAAGACTCTGATTTGTTGTGAGTAGGATATCCATTGTTTGTCCTGGGCTTATCATGATGTAACTAGTGTTTATGGGTTTGGTATAATGTGCATCTGTTCCAACAACTGTGAGGTTGTGTTGAGCAACTGCGAAGAATAGATCGACAGACACAGCTGCGTTGAC is a genomic window of Quercus lobata isolate SW786 chromosome 2, ValleyOak3.0 Primary Assembly, whole genome shotgun sequence containing:
- the LOC115975461 gene encoding laccase-14-like, encoding MNLKKKESLFLGSLFLAVQCLCMVKGDVHFYDFVLTEENFTRLCSTETMLAVNGSIPGPVIRVHKGDTMYVNVHNQGNYGVTIHWHGVKQPRNPWSDGTNYITQCPIEPGSNFTYEVILSTEEGTLWWHAHSDWTRVGVHGAIVILPAIGSTYPFPKPDDEEIIILGSLYRGNLKSSLDEDLHSGIDLPHSVAYTINGEPGDLCPCSKETTYRWMVEYGKTYLVRLVNAAVSVDLFFAVAQHNLTVVGTDAHYTKPINTSYIMISPGQTMDILLTTNQSLGHYYIAARQFWSQDAPATLFDSVNATMILQYKGNYTIPSSPIFPSNLPFYKDLRSAITFTNLFKSLANKDYPVNVPLNITTRMFITLSMGGIIFHNLTSTLEAKATSANNISWSNPTTDVLLAYYRNISGVYTTDFPDQPPSYFNFTGDDFPYTLTELGTKVKVLNYNEAVEMVFQSTNLVEGAGLHPMHLHGHSFYVVGSGPGIYDNVTDPKSFNLVDPVEVNTFGVPKEGWLAIRFVANNPGVWFWHCHLDRHMTWGMSSVFIVKNGDTTETSIRKPPPQLPQCEASFRLRLENIDGLDQGKENEPIFS